The genomic window CGCGGTGGCGGGTGTAGCCGAGCTGCTGCTTGAGGGTCGACTCGACCGCCGAGGTGAGACCCGGCACAGCACGGCAATTCCGCCGTACGCGGACGTGCACGAGGTCGGGGATGAGGCTCTTCGCGATCGCGTACGGATTCACCTGCTCATCGACGCGTCGCATGATCTGCTGGCGGGAGTCGCCTGCGAACACAAGCTTCGTCCCCGCCGGACGGCCCGTACCCGCGAGGGCGAAGATGAGCTCCAGCACGAGCAGGTTGCCTGCGACGTCTTGGAACTCGTCGATGCAGATCGCCTCGTACCCGCCGAGGTGCGGCTTCTCACGCAGGACCGCGATCGCCTGCTCAGGCAATTCGCGGGTGTACCACTCGTGCGGGGCATCCGGCGGGTTAGCCGGCATGCCGACCAGTCGCAGCATCAGCGAGTTGAGGTCGGCGACGTCGACGTTTGGCAGCCCGCCCACGAAGCGCTGCAGTTCGTCCGCCATGAGAACGTTCCAGCAGGCCACGAGTGTCTTTCGCCCCTCGCGGTTGAGGCGGCGCGCCGACTGAGTGATCAGGTACGACTTTCCGGTTCCGGCAGGGCCTTCGAAGTACACATGGTCGTTCGTCTCGATCAGTTCGAGCACGACTTCCTGCGATCCGAGCAGCTTTATCTCGGTCACCCGACGCTCGTGTGCGCGCTCTTCGGGTGTCTGCTTCGCGACGAAGTCCGCGATGAGAGCGTCGGCGATCGGGTCGACGCGCTCAGCGGTCAGCGCGGCCGGATCGTTCGCGACCTCGTCAACGGCCGAGTACCACGTGTCGTACTCGGCGAGCGTCTTCTCGATGAGCCAGGTGGGCCGGCTGAGATCGTCACTCCACCCCAGCTCCCATTCGAAGAACTGCAGATCGCCCGGCGTCTTGTTCTCGAACTGGTGGCGCCCAATCGAGGTGAACCACACCAGGCGGGCGATCGGCTCGCTTCCGGTGAGCAGGTCGCGTTCGCGAAGATGATGACGGATGCTGCGCCGAGCCCCGTCGAGCTGCTTGAGCGGGTCCTTGTGCGGCTGGGGCACGCGGTCGAGGTACCAGTCGCCACCCTTGTACTCGACGTAGGCGGGCGACTTCACCTCGATGACGAGGATGCCTCGGCCTGGCGCGAGGACGATGAAGTCCGCCTCTCCCTGGAACGCTGAGGCGTGTCGTCCGATCCCGAGCGAGTGGATGGCCACCCAGTCGTCGCGGCCTTGGATGCCCTCGAGCGCGCTGAACACCTTGCGTTCGGAAGAGTTGGCCCCCTCGCGCGGGTATGCCGGGATCATGCGAACCATATCTGCCTCCGCCCTACGAGACTTTGACGGCTTGGAACAGCCCTCGTTCGTCGCGTTCGATCCGTCCGGTCTCGAGCCCGCGCTGAAGCCCGCCATCCAGTCGTGACGCCACTCCTTCGGTGAGGCGTTTGCCGCCGAAGAGCGCCAGCGCCTGGCGTTTCAGCTCGTCCTCGTTCATGCCGCCCCCCAGCTCGGCGACGATGGCCATCGCGTTAGCGATCTCCTCGAGCGGAACATGCTCGATGTTGCGACCATCTCCGGGCTGGCTGCGACGGGCGTCTCGCCATTCGAGAGGATCAAGTCCAGTAGGCCATGCACAAGATCGGTCGGTCGTGCGGAGATACTCCTGCGGCAGGCAGCGCAGAATCGCGTCGGCGCGCGCGGCCGCGACGCGGTTCAGTCCGAAAGACTCCGCAGCTAGCTTCGCGAGCCTCATTTTGTGGATGGGACCCTCCTTCTGCACGATTTCGCGCAGCACCGAGCGCACCTTCTCAGTCGCGGCGTCGTGCGGCAGGCGATCAAGTGTGTCGGTCGTGCCGAATCGCTTCGGCTCCCACTCGACGAATTGGCGCAGGTGCGGATGACGCAGCTCTGTGCGGACCAGTGCGGCCGCGTCGCTCCGGGGTGCCGAACGCAGCAGTGTCGGAGCGTCGGCTGAGGCGTGCGGAACGACGGACTCGGCTGGACGTGAGGCGGAGGCGGCCGGTCGAGCCTCGGCCTTCAGCCGTTCAAGCCGTAGTACGGCGCCAGCCTTCACGACAGCCGCTGAGAGCCGGGCGAGCGTCGCCTCACGCTCCTGAAGCCATTCCGGCAGCCATACCCGCTCGACGCCCGGCCACCTCATGAGGCCCTTGAGCACGTCGATGGGGAGGCCATCGCGGTCCGCAACCGTGCGGCGTGCCCGCCAGCTCTCGCCGTCGAGGAGAACTGCGACGAGCGGCTGACTGGGGTCGGCCGCGTCAGCGATCGAGATGTCGACGCGGAAGTCGGACAATCCGAGGTCGGTCTGGACAGCGAACCCGCGGTAGCGCAGTTCGTCCGCGATGTCGTCCCGGTGGCGATCGACCAGGCGCTCGCGATGAGCGCTGTCGGTGGTCGATTCGACACCGGACGCAGCGAGCTCGAGGTAACCCTTCAGGTGCTTGATGCCGATAGACGCGGTCTCTTCGGCGCGCAACTCGGACGGGTCGAAGCTGGCGAACAGAATCACCTGCCGACGGGCGCGGGTGATCGCGACGTTCAGTCGTCGCTCGCCGCCGGCGCGGGACAGCGGACCGAAGTTGAGCGGAATGATTCCGCGTTCGTTCGCACTGAACGCGACGGAGAACAGGATGGTGTCACGTTCGTCGCCTTGCACGTTCTCCAGGTTCTTCACGAACAGGCCGTCTCGCTCGTCCAGCGCTTGAGCGAGCCGGCCGTCAGGGGCTTCTCGCAGCAAGGTCTCGATCAGCGTGCGCTGCTGTGCGTTGAAGGTGATGATCCCGAGCGATGGGGTCTCGTTGGGCGAGTTCGCGAATCGCTGCGTGACTTCCCGGACGATGGCTTCGGCTTCGGCGGCGTTCGTCCGCAAGTCGCGACCTCGGCCCGAGCGATTGAAGTGTCCCGCGACGCGGACGAGGGAGATTCCGTGGTCGGTGTCGACGCTGGAAGCATCCTCCGACCAGGGTGCGGGGAAGGACGAGAGGCGGCTGTCGTAGTAGGCGTGGTTGCTGAACGAGATGAGGGCCTCGTCCTGGCTGCGGTAGTGCCATGACAGCCACTTGCGCGGAACGCGGGCCTGCACGCACTCGGTGAGGATCGATTCCTCGTCTGCGACGACATCAGCGACGGACGAGGCGTCAGAATCGATGTCATTGCTCACTTCGGCGAAGCTCGACGGCGGCATCTGTTTGCTGTCTCCGACGACCACGACCGAGGTGCCGCGACCCATCGCTCCGACAGCGTCCGCCACGCGGATCTGGGATGCCTCGTCGAACACGACGATGTCGAACATCTTCGCCCTCGCGGGGAAGAAGCGCGCCACCGACTCGGGGCTCATGAGAACGCAGGGGGCGATCTGCGTGATGAGGTCGCCGTAGTTTTCGAATAGTGCGCGCACTGTCATTCCGCCGCGCTGGCGTGAAAGTTGACGTTTGAGTTCGCCCATCATGCCGCCCTCATATGCGGGGTCGATGCGACGCTTGGCGATGATCTCGGCAGGGATCCACCGAGGCAGGGCGTCACGGATTGCGGCGGCGCTGGAGGTGAACCGACCGATGGTGCGGTTGTGTGCGGGAACGTCGAACGCCGCCATGGCCTGCGAGTCCGCCCGCTCAGCCATCGACGCCTGAGCGATGCCCTTGTCGAGTGAGAGGGAAGCGAGGTCTGCGGGAAGAGCGCCGGTGAGGAGCGCGTCGTGGGCGGCGGTCATACCGAAACGGATGAGCGGCTCGAGATGCTGCCGGAAGGCGACCCACCGATCGAGGGTGACAGGTTCGGTGGTCGCGAGATTGCGGGGACCTGCGGTCGACCGCCATGTCGCGAAGAAGTCATCTGACCCGGCCCACGCGGCGAAGGCATCTGTTCCATCACCCGCGGGTTCGGCCACCCCGCTCGCTGCGGCGAGCGCACGCCACGCTTTCGCGAGTCGGGTGAGCGCGCCGGCGAGGTCGGCGTCGGGGCGGCTTGCAGCGTAGTAGCCGCGGAGCGCCTGCCGAAGGTCGGGGTGGCCGCCGCTCGAGGACAGCGCGGAGCCCAACCACACGCCCCACGCGAGTGTGGCCTTCGCGGGCTCCAGGCCTTCTCGCAGGTAGGGGTTCCAGTCGGACGACACGAGCGAGAGTGGGATGTTCGCGAGCGCCGCCCGCAGTGCCCTGATCTCGTCGGCCGTGCGTGCGACGTCCGCAGTGAGAGCGGTGACGTCCCGGGCGGGG from Microbacterium sp. ProA8 includes these protein-coding regions:
- a CDS encoding NERD domain-containing protein, with product MVRMIPAYPREGANSSERKVFSALEGIQGRDDWVAIHSLGIGRHASAFQGEADFIVLAPGRGILVIEVKSPAYVEYKGGDWYLDRVPQPHKDPLKQLDGARRSIRHHLRERDLLTGSEPIARLVWFTSIGRHQFENKTPGDLQFFEWELGWSDDLSRPTWLIEKTLAEYDTWYSAVDEVANDPAALTAERVDPIADALIADFVAKQTPEERAHERRVTEIKLLGSQEVVLELIETNDHVYFEGPAGTGKSYLITQSARRLNREGRKTLVACWNVLMADELQRFVGGLPNVDVADLNSLMLRLVGMPANPPDAPHEWYTRELPEQAIAVLREKPHLGGYEAICIDEFQDVAGNLLVLELIFALAGTGRPAGTKLVFAGDSRQQIMRRVDEQVNPYAIAKSLIPDLVHVRVRRNCRAVPGLTSAVESTLKQQLGYTRHRVARSVPGGLSTIAITDGNETGALASALRELLQHHAAEDIVVLSPFAEKRSLAGRLLARPERTQDERWLRKQLQSEGMPGKIRWRSVFKFKGLDADAVVLTDLGAEATAFVESQGLEWSDLLYVALTRAKYRCVVLRQGGLKAG